One genomic segment of Hevea brasiliensis isolate MT/VB/25A 57/8 chromosome 3, ASM3005281v1, whole genome shotgun sequence includes these proteins:
- the LOC110662597 gene encoding guanosine deaminase encodes MEDAKVVEAKDGTISLASAFAGHQEAVQDRDHKFLTRAVEEAYKGVECGHGGPFGAVVVRNDEIVVSCHNMVLENTDPTAHAEVTAVREACKKLNRIELSDCEIYASCEPCPMCFGAIHLSRIKRLVYGAKAEAAIAIGFDDFIADALRGTGFYQKAHLEIKKADGSGAVIAEQVFEKTKSKFTMY; translated from the exons atGGAGGATGCTAAAG TGGTGGAAGCTAAAGATGGAACTATTTCTTTGGCATCTGCGTTTGCTGGTCATCAAGAAG CTGTTCAAGATAGAGACCACAAATTCTTAACAAGAGCAGTTGAAGAAGCATACAAGGGTGTTGAATGTGGACATGGAGGACCATTCGGTGCTGTTGTTGTTCGTAATGATGAAATAGTTGTAAGCTGCCACAACATGGTTCTGGAAAACACTGATCCAACTGCTCATGCTGAAGTTACAGCTGTTAGAGAG GCATGCAAGAAGCTCAACAGAATTGAGCTCTCAGATTGTGAAATATATGCTTCCTGTGAGCCATGTCCAATGTGTTTTGGTGCCATCCATCTTTCAAGAATTAAG AGGTTGGTTTATGGAGCCAAAGCTGAAGCAGCTATAGCTATTGGATTTGATGATTtcattgctgatgctttaagaggTACTGGGTTTTATCAGAAGGCTCATTTGGAGATCAAGAAAGCTGACGGAAGTGGTGCTGTTATCGCAGAACAAGTGTTTGAAAAGACAAAATCCAAGTTTACCATGTACTGA